In Chryseobacterium oranimense, a single window of DNA contains:
- a CDS encoding glycerophosphodiester phosphodiesterase family protein, which yields MKKVFFAGIFLVFSQLYSSQSFDKQAHRGGKSLYPENTVPAMKNALKMNVTTLEMDLAITKDKKVILSHDAFLSPELVTKPDGTYIPKDSGFYYKIYDMTYAKIRTFDVGLKKLNNYPDQKKMKAQKPLFSEVIDACEAYARKLKRPLSFYNIETKTRPFSDNIFHPEPREFVDLMMKIIIKKGIQDRVIIQSFDPRTLEIIHKEYPRIMTALLVEKVDDKKLAQQRNHFENIPVAKFREYPDHLNGVAGDLKFLSFTPTIYSPDHTLVTPELVKECHALGMKVIPWTVNTEERLKELKDMGIDGVISDDPRIFE from the coding sequence ATGAAAAAAGTTTTTTTTGCAGGTATTTTTCTGGTATTTAGCCAATTATATTCTTCCCAGTCTTTCGATAAACAGGCACACCGCGGAGGAAAATCCTTATACCCCGAAAATACGGTTCCGGCCATGAAGAATGCTTTAAAAATGAATGTTACAACACTGGAAATGGACCTGGCTATCACAAAGGACAAAAAAGTAATTCTTTCTCATGATGCTTTTCTTTCCCCTGAATTGGTAACAAAGCCGGATGGAACTTATATTCCAAAAGATTCAGGGTTCTACTATAAGATCTATGATATGACTTATGCAAAGATCCGGACATTTGACGTAGGCTTAAAAAAACTTAACAACTATCCTGACCAAAAGAAAATGAAGGCACAAAAGCCTCTCTTTTCAGAAGTAATCGATGCATGTGAAGCTTATGCCCGTAAACTGAAAAGACCCTTGTCTTTTTATAATATAGAAACAAAAACACGACCGTTTTCAGATAATATATTTCATCCGGAACCCAGAGAGTTTGTAGATCTGATGATGAAAATTATTATTAAAAAAGGAATTCAGGACCGCGTAATTATTCAGTCGTTTGATCCCAGAACACTGGAAATTATTCATAAGGAATATCCCCGGATAATGACTGCTTTGCTGGTAGAAAAGGTGGACGATAAAAAGCTTGCCCAGCAGCGAAATCATTTCGAAAATATACCTGTAGCTAAATTCAGGGAATACCCGGATCATCTGAATGGGGTAGCCGGAGATTTAAAATTCCTGAGTTTTACCCCAACTATTTACAGCCCGGACCATACGCTGGTTACTCCGGAGCTTGTAAAAGAATGTCATGCATTGGGAATGAAAGTTATACCATGGACAGTCAATACTGAAGAGCGATTAAAAGAATTAAAGGATATGGGAATAGATGGGGTGATCAGCGATGATCCACGGATATTCGAATAA
- a CDS encoding porin family protein, with protein sequence MKKLFLGLAVAAGMMTFAQETQETKTVNPEPIKKEKQPIRFGIKAGGNSSYFSEQKLSLNNQKIGFHAGVLVNIPLSQKFSLQPEVLYNQLGARNVISSTDVTTGDTNIKTKSDYKTTMNYISVPLMVQMRPTERFYVEAGPEFSYFINGKNSGNSTISTTTGGVTTTQSVTNSEDINKDDINKFNLGLGLGLGYDITDNIGINARYINSLTDMRNHKPEGTEPLNHRTFQLGLNYKF encoded by the coding sequence ATGAAGAAGTTATTTCTAGGGTTGGCAGTTGCTGCTGGCATGATGACGTTTGCTCAAGAAACACAAGAAACAAAAACAGTAAACCCGGAACCTATTAAAAAAGAAAAACAACCTATCAGATTTGGTATTAAAGCAGGAGGAAACTCTTCTTATTTCAGTGAGCAGAAATTAAGCCTTAATAACCAGAAAATCGGATTTCATGCAGGGGTTTTAGTTAATATTCCACTTTCTCAGAAATTCAGCTTACAGCCGGAGGTTTTGTATAACCAGCTAGGCGCAAGAAATGTAATTTCCTCTACGGATGTAACCACTGGTGATACGAACATTAAAACTAAAAGCGATTACAAAACAACCATGAACTATATTTCTGTTCCTTTAATGGTACAGATGAGACCTACGGAAAGGTTTTATGTAGAAGCTGGACCTGAATTCAGTTATTTCATCAACGGGAAAAACTCAGGAAACAGCACTATTTCTACAACGACGGGAGGAGTTACAACTACTCAGTCTGTAACTAATTCTGAGGATATCAATAAGGACGATATTAACAAGTTTAATTTAGGTCTTGGTTTAGGTCTTGGATATGATATTACTGATAACATTGGGATCAATGCAAGATACATCAACAGTCTTACTGATATGAGAAATCATAAGCCTGAAGGTACTGAACCTCTTAACCACAGAACGTTTCAATTAGGCTTGAATTATAAGTTCTAA
- a CDS encoding SDR family oxidoreductase, with amino-acid sequence MENKETVLVTGGSGFIASYCIITLLNNGYKVNATLRSLKKADLVKQMLKEGGITSFDDLSFAEADLQNASGWEKAVEGCRYVIHVASPTPHTDAKTEDDFVIPAKNGVLFVLKAAKKAGVKRVVLTSAFGAIGFGTEKATPYTEEDWTVPNDSVFPYQKSKTISEKAAWDFIKNEGAGMELAVVNPTGVLGPVLADDFSHSIQNIKQMLNGNMKACPKIVSGYVDVRDVADLHYKAMTLPQANGQRFIAVSGEGYSLLDIANMLKNLGDKTARVPSKELPNWFIKLLTIFNPKLKAVKPYLGMVKRASSEKAIMMLAWKPRPVEEAVLATANSLIKMNLIK; translated from the coding sequence ATGGAAAATAAAGAAACAGTTTTGGTAACAGGTGGCTCCGGTTTTATAGCCTCCTATTGTATAATTACCCTTCTTAATAACGGGTACAAAGTAAATGCAACACTCCGCTCACTGAAAAAAGCTGACCTTGTAAAACAAATGCTGAAAGAAGGAGGTATTACTTCTTTTGATGATTTATCATTCGCGGAAGCTGATCTTCAGAACGCATCAGGCTGGGAAAAGGCTGTTGAAGGTTGCCGGTATGTAATCCATGTAGCTTCCCCGACTCCACATACCGATGCCAAAACAGAAGATGATTTTGTAATTCCTGCAAAAAACGGGGTTCTTTTTGTTTTAAAAGCTGCAAAAAAGGCAGGTGTAAAAAGAGTCGTCCTTACATCAGCTTTCGGAGCAATAGGATTTGGTACGGAAAAAGCAACACCTTATACCGAAGAAGATTGGACTGTACCTAATGACAGTGTATTTCCTTATCAAAAATCAAAAACCATTTCTGAAAAAGCAGCCTGGGATTTTATAAAAAACGAAGGTGCCGGAATGGAACTTGCTGTGGTAAACCCTACCGGAGTGCTGGGGCCTGTTCTGGCAGACGATTTTTCACACTCTATCCAGAATATCAAACAAATGCTGAACGGGAATATGAAGGCCTGCCCTAAAATTGTTTCAGGATATGTTGATGTACGTGATGTTGCCGATCTTCATTATAAAGCTATGACGCTGCCACAGGCAAATGGTCAGCGATTTATTGCTGTTTCAGGAGAAGGTTACTCATTACTGGATATTGCCAATATGCTCAAAAACCTGGGCGACAAAACAGCCAGAGTACCATCTAAAGAATTACCTAATTGGTTTATCAAATTATTAACTATATTTAATCCTAAACTGAAAGCCGTTAAACCTTATCTGGGTATGGTGAAAAGAGCAAGCAGTGAAAAAGCAATCATGATGTTGGCATGGAAGCCCCGCCCTGTTGAAGAAGCTGTTTTAGCCACGGCAAACAGCCTGATCAAAATGAATTTAATAAAATAA
- a CDS encoding MBL fold metallo-hydrolase gives MKRSLKIFKIAIVTLLCIIAVLTIATYFYLKQPQFGALPEGKRMERIKKSPHYKDGKFRNFVEKPTISEGYSFTGEIWKALTKKYPHTEPQQALPSIKTNLKAIPADRNVIVWFGHSSFFLQLDGVKILADPIFSGNASPLPGSVKAYKGTDIYTAADMPEIDYMLLSHDHYDHLDYETAKAMQPKVKHVICGLGAGAHYEKWGYTSQQILEKDWGDKTQVKPGFIIYAESTHHDGGRNFTSSQALWLSFYIQSSAMNIYYSGDGGYTGRFKEIAGKYPPVDWAVMECGQYNKAWQSVHELPEEVALATMELKAKNLLPVHHSKFTLAKHPWNEPLKKISELSKSKPYHLATPMIGEPVDLDNGSQVFKQWWNDIK, from the coding sequence ATGAAACGGTCTCTGAAAATATTCAAAATAGCAATTGTTACTTTGCTGTGCATCATTGCTGTCTTAACTATTGCCACTTATTTTTATCTGAAACAACCTCAGTTCGGGGCATTGCCTGAAGGTAAAAGGATGGAAAGGATAAAAAAATCGCCTCATTATAAAGACGGAAAATTTAGAAATTTCGTAGAGAAACCTACTATTTCTGAAGGCTACAGCTTCACCGGGGAAATATGGAAAGCATTGACAAAAAAATATCCGCACACAGAGCCCCAGCAAGCATTACCTTCAATAAAGACCAATCTGAAAGCCATTCCGGCGGACAGGAATGTTATTGTATGGTTCGGACATTCTTCTTTCTTTTTACAGCTGGATGGTGTGAAAATCTTGGCTGATCCTATATTTAGCGGAAATGCATCGCCATTGCCGGGAAGTGTGAAAGCCTATAAAGGCACGGATATTTATACTGCAGCCGATATGCCGGAGATCGATTATATGCTGCTTTCGCACGACCATTATGATCATCTGGATTATGAAACAGCAAAAGCAATGCAGCCTAAGGTAAAACATGTGATCTGCGGCCTGGGAGCCGGCGCTCATTACGAAAAATGGGGCTATACTTCCCAACAGATCCTGGAAAAAGACTGGGGCGATAAAACACAGGTAAAACCAGGTTTTATCATTTACGCTGAAAGTACGCATCACGACGGAGGAAGGAATTTCACAAGTTCACAGGCTTTATGGCTGTCTTTTTATATACAGTCTTCGGCTATGAATATCTATTACAGCGGTGATGGAGGCTATACAGGCCGCTTTAAGGAAATTGCAGGAAAATACCCGCCTGTCGACTGGGCTGTCATGGAGTGCGGACAATATAACAAAGCGTGGCAGTCCGTACATGAACTGCCGGAAGAGGTTGCATTGGCAACTATGGAATTAAAGGCTAAAAATCTATTACCCGTTCATCACTCCAAATTCACTTTAGCCAAACACCCCTGGAATGAACCCCTGAAAAAGATTAGCGAATTATCAAAATCAAAGCCTTATCACCTTGCCACTCCGATGATCGGAGAACCGGTAGATTTAGATAATGGTTCACAGGTATTTAAACAATGGTGGAACGATATAAAGTAA
- a CDS encoding porin family protein yields MKKLILGVAFAGSLLVNAQEKTKSSSPVTFGVKAGFNGSTLTKSSGEYDNNTKLKAGFNAGVFVNIPVAEKFSVQPELLFNQIGSKAEDKYIFHSSYQTFTQENNYKLTLNYIALPIMVQYNILPQLYVEAGPEFGLLLGGKSKGEYNYSNTYENITTTGGQTYSNKIPMGLYNKFNFGIGIGAGYYFTQNLAATARFTAGITDIIKDNSGDAIRNNVFQVGVAYKFK; encoded by the coding sequence ATGAAAAAACTAATTTTAGGTGTAGCATTTGCAGGAAGCCTTTTGGTGAATGCACAGGAAAAAACGAAATCTTCTTCACCTGTTACTTTTGGGGTTAAAGCAGGTTTTAATGGCTCTACCCTTACCAAATCGTCCGGCGAATATGATAATAACACAAAATTAAAAGCAGGTTTTAATGCGGGCGTATTTGTAAATATTCCGGTAGCAGAAAAATTCAGTGTTCAGCCTGAACTTCTTTTTAACCAGATAGGTTCAAAAGCAGAAGACAAATATATTTTTCATTCAAGCTACCAGACATTTACTCAGGAAAACAATTACAAATTAACTTTGAATTACATTGCTCTTCCTATAATGGTACAGTATAATATTCTTCCTCAGCTTTATGTAGAAGCAGGACCGGAATTCGGGCTTTTATTGGGCGGAAAATCCAAAGGAGAGTACAACTACTCAAATACTTACGAAAATATTACTACAACGGGTGGTCAGACCTATTCCAATAAGATCCCAATGGGGTTGTATAACAAGTTTAATTTCGGAATTGGTATTGGAGCAGGATATTATTTCACTCAGAATTTGGCCGCAACAGCTAGATTTACAGCGGGTATTACGGACATCATCAAGGACAATTCGGGCGATGCTATCAGAAACAATGTATTCCAGGTTGGTGTAGCCTATAAATTCAAATAA
- the aroB gene encoding 3-dehydroquinate synthase: protein MITILNDDFSQLNNFLHEKSFSKIFILVDENTHEYCLPVLLGNMETDLGFEILEIEAGEEMKNIQTANQLWEILTEMQADRKALVINLGGGVITDMGGFVASTYKRGIQFINIPTTLLSMCDASIGGKTGIDLMHYKNMVGTFAFPEQIFIYPKFLETLPFKELRSGFAEMLKHGLIADKAHWESLIQIHKLDVNAVVPHIQTSMDIKQDVVEKDFHEKNIRKTLNFGHTIGHSVESLCLSQGNPILHGEAVAMGMICEAHMAYLEGLIRKEDSVSIIDHIQRYYPYLDISDFTDESITALLLNDKKNTNSKINFSLLTGIGSCTYDHQCSQENILKSLDFYRNINNV, encoded by the coding sequence ATGATAACAATATTAAACGATGATTTTTCTCAATTAAATAACTTCCTTCACGAAAAATCTTTCAGCAAGATCTTTATTTTGGTTGATGAAAATACCCATGAATATTGTCTTCCGGTTCTTTTAGGCAACATGGAAACGGATTTAGGCTTCGAAATTTTGGAAATTGAAGCTGGCGAAGAAATGAAAAATATCCAGACAGCCAACCAGCTTTGGGAGATTCTTACTGAGATGCAGGCAGACAGAAAAGCGCTTGTTATTAATCTTGGCGGCGGTGTTATTACGGATATGGGCGGATTTGTGGCGTCTACCTATAAAAGAGGAATTCAGTTTATTAACATCCCTACTACCCTTTTATCCATGTGTGATGCTTCCATCGGAGGAAAAACAGGGATAGACCTTATGCATTATAAAAATATGGTGGGAACTTTTGCCTTCCCTGAACAAATCTTTATCTATCCTAAATTCCTGGAAACCCTTCCTTTCAAAGAATTACGAAGCGGATTTGCAGAAATGCTGAAACATGGTCTTATTGCTGACAAAGCCCACTGGGAAAGCCTTATTCAGATTCATAAGCTTGATGTGAATGCAGTAGTTCCCCATATTCAGACTTCAATGGATATCAAGCAGGATGTTGTGGAAAAAGATTTCCATGAAAAAAATATTAGAAAAACTTTAAATTTCGGACACACGATCGGACATTCTGTAGAAAGCCTGTGCCTTAGCCAGGGAAATCCTATTCTTCACGGCGAAGCAGTAGCTATGGGAATGATCTGTGAAGCACATATGGCCTATCTTGAAGGTCTTATCCGTAAAGAAGATTCAGTAAGCATTATAGATCACATCCAGAGATATTATCCTTATCTTGATATAAGTGATTTTACAGATGAAAGCATTACTGCCCTTCTGCTGAACGACAAAAAAAATACGAACAGCAAAATTAATTTCTCTCTTCTCACAGGAATAGGCTCATGTACTTATGATCACCAATGCAGTCAGGAAAACATTTTGAAGTCTCTGGATTTTTACCGAAATATCAATAATGTGTAA
- a CDS encoding helix-turn-helix domain-containing protein, whose translation MKITEIKSCFVGPLISPEQFIAEHFFLFLAKGEMNGYDGNKHYKLQPGESCIIRKNRLARYNKVKDNNEFEKVIFIFDEAFLKNFQKKHNILFQNYDSNDAFIRLEKNQLIDRFLLSLEPYYQGSGNIDKTFSDLKREELLLILLQLHPELSDILFDFGIPGRLDLEKFMQQNYKFNVNMERFAFLTGRSLSAFKRDFKTIFNETPNRWLVKRRLQEARFLIEEKKQRPTDIYMDLGFEDLSHFSFAFKKEFGITTTQLSGKAY comes from the coding sequence ATGAAAATAACTGAAATAAAATCCTGCTTTGTAGGCCCCTTAATTTCACCTGAACAGTTTATAGCAGAGCATTTCTTTTTATTTCTGGCAAAAGGTGAAATGAATGGCTATGACGGCAACAAACATTACAAGCTTCAACCAGGTGAAAGCTGTATCATCCGTAAAAACAGACTGGCCCGCTACAACAAGGTAAAAGATAATAATGAGTTTGAGAAGGTGATTTTTATTTTTGATGAAGCTTTTCTCAAGAATTTTCAGAAAAAACACAATATTCTTTTTCAGAATTATGATTCAAATGATGCTTTTATCAGGCTCGAAAAAAACCAGCTTATAGATCGTTTTCTGCTTTCTCTGGAACCTTATTACCAAGGTTCAGGAAATATCGATAAAACATTTTCCGATTTAAAAAGAGAAGAATTATTACTGATCCTGTTACAACTCCATCCGGAACTGTCGGATATCCTTTTTGATTTTGGTATTCCGGGGCGGCTGGATCTTGAAAAGTTTATGCAGCAGAATTATAAATTCAATGTCAATATGGAGCGGTTCGCGTTTCTTACGGGACGCAGCCTGTCTGCCTTTAAAAGGGATTTCAAAACCATTTTTAATGAAACCCCGAACCGCTGGCTTGTAAAACGCAGGCTGCAGGAAGCAAGGTTTCTGATTGAAGAAAAAAAGCAAAGACCAACGGATATCTATATGGATTTGGGGTTTGAAGATTTGTCTCACTTTTCATTTGCTTTTAAGAAAGAATTCGGCATTACAACGACTCAACTTTCAGGCAAAGCTTATTAA
- a CDS encoding porin family protein, which produces MKKLILGLAVTASSLAFAQQTPSSSSNPVTFGVKGGMNVSSLSKDSGLDDQKSKIGFNAGVFANIPIAESFSIQPEVLYSQYGDKYDTKIGNNTYSYANHFDYLTVPVMVQYNLIPNLYVEAGPEFGFLLSAKSKSKNETTNNVLTESGNYKDNFSTFNLGLGLGAGYYFTPNFGITARYVAGLTDIGKNRPSGSDAVRNNVFQVGLAYKFK; this is translated from the coding sequence ATGAAAAAGTTAATTTTAGGATTAGCAGTAACTGCAAGTTCACTAGCTTTCGCTCAACAGACTCCATCATCTTCTTCTAACCCGGTAACATTTGGTGTAAAAGGTGGAATGAACGTATCTTCTCTTTCTAAAGATAGTGGTTTAGATGATCAAAAATCTAAAATCGGGTTTAATGCAGGTGTATTTGCTAATATTCCGATTGCAGAATCATTCAGTATTCAACCAGAGGTATTGTATTCTCAATATGGAGATAAATATGATACTAAGATAGGTAACAATACTTATTCTTATGCAAACCATTTTGACTATCTTACAGTTCCAGTTATGGTTCAGTACAATTTGATTCCTAACCTTTATGTAGAAGCAGGACCTGAATTTGGTTTCTTGTTAAGTGCTAAAAGCAAGTCAAAAAATGAAACAACCAATAATGTACTTACAGAATCTGGAAATTACAAGGATAATTTCAGCACATTCAACTTAGGTTTAGGTTTAGGTGCTGGGTATTACTTCACTCCAAATTTTGGTATTACAGCTAGATATGTGGCCGGTCTTACTGACATCGGTAAAAATAGACCTAGCGGATCTGATGCTGTAAGAAACAATGTATTCCAGGTAGGATTAGCTTATAAATTCAAATAA